The Juglans microcarpa x Juglans regia isolate MS1-56 chromosome 2D, Jm3101_v1.0, whole genome shotgun sequence DNA window aaaacatttatcAGTAgccaaggaagaaagaaagagtgcGTGGCAACATGTTCCGGGCAAttgtgttaaaaaagaaaaaggtcttccttttttttttttttggtggaaaAGAAAACACATCTTGAGGCCTGGCGGTGTGGCTAACCAAATGCTCTAGTCAACTTGCCATCCCATGTGACGCCTATAAATAGCCCCTGCAGCTTCTTCTCTTCCCCAAAGCCCTTCTCAATCGCCCTAGCTTATTTCTTTCCTACTCTTACGCTTCTTTACGTTCTAAACATCATTGAACAGAAAGAACAAAAACCATGGCGTTTGCAATGGTAATTCTCAAGTTTTCAAACTGGGTCCTGTACCAGCTTTTAGCCAACTCGTGTTACAAAGCTGCTAGTAAAATGAGAAACTATTGTTTCCTTATAAGCAACCCATCTCTTAAATCATCACAGCAGCCCTCTTTATTTCCTAGCGTGGCCAAATGCAGTTTGGAGGGTAGGGGTTCCGACACTTTGGTTTGTGACATTCAAGGAACCCTCCTAAGGTCCCAGTCCTTTTTCCCATATTTCATGTTAGTTGCTTTTGAAGGTGGTAGCATTGTAAGAGCACTTGCGTTGCTATTATCATGcccaattttgtttcttctcgACTATGAACTTAAATTAAGGGTCATGATATTTATATCTTTCTGTGGGCTAAGGTTGAAGGATATGGAAAGTATTTCAAGGGCTGTTTTGCCCAAGTTTTATCTTGAGAATCTGAACCTCCAGGCTTACGAGGTTTTAGCTTCAGCAGGATCAAGGGTTGTCTTCACAAGCGTCCCCAGAGTAATGGTGGAAGAATTTCTAAACGAATATTTGGGTGTTTCGAATGTTTTGGGGTCTGAGTTACATGCTGTTGGGCACTACTACACAGGCTTGTTATCTGGATCTGGTTTGCTTGTAAAGCATAGAGCCTTTAGAGAGTATTTTGGGGACAAAAAGCCTGATATTGGTCTTGGAAGTTTAAGCCTCCATGACCATCTCTTCATCTCACTTTGCAAGGTATTCTAAACCTTCCAGGTCTTATGCTCATTCAATTATTACTTTTGAACAAAGttgaaacataatatatatatatatggaaggaaAACGTACAGATGTAGAGAAGTTTTGGAAATTTTATACCATTTGACCTATCATGTACTTATATTTCTCTTCCCGGTAACCGATTGCTTTACTTTTTTCCCTAAGCACCATAATTACCcatactattattttcttttatataactaataaaaggCCTCAAAACACTATCTGATACACTAGGGCCTTGAAGGCAAGGCTTTGTGCAAACATTTAACTTCATTATATATTGTTAGGTATAACAACTTTCATATTTATTAGATTAATAGTGCATAGAATATGCCTATTGATGTGTGTTTCGTTCTTTCTGTTGTAACAGGAAGCTTATGTTGTGCACAAGGAGGACAGCAAGATCAGCTGCGCAAACACATTTATGAGAAGGGAAAAGTACCCAAAGCCTGTGATATTCCATGATGGAAGGCTCGCTTTTTTTCCGACCCCATTTGCAACTCTCTGCATGTTCATGTGGATTCCACTAGCAATAATTTTATCCATCTTTAGACTCTTAGTTGGTATCTATCTTCCTTACAAATTAGCTATCTTGTTGGGCACATGGAGTGGTGTACACCTCGAGGTAAGAGGTAGCGATCCTTCGAGGTCAAATCACAAGAAAGGAGTTCTATATGTTTGTAGCCACAGAACACTATTGGACCCAGTTTTTCTCAGCACGTCTTTAGGTAGGCCTTTGACTGCTGTCACGTATAGCCTAAGTAAAATGTCCGAATTCATATCACCCATGAAAACTGTAAGATTGACCAGAGACAGAAAACAAGATGGAGATACCATGCAAAGATTGCTCAGTGAAGGTGATTTGGTGGTATGCCCTGAAGGAACAACTTGTAGAGAGCCATACTTGTTAAGGTTTAGTTCTTTGTTTGCTGAGTTGGCTGATGAGATTGTTCCGGTGGCGATAAACACGCATGTCAGTATGTTTTATGGGACCACAGCCAGTGGGCTCAAATGCCTGgatccaattttctttttaatgaacCCGAGACCAAGCTATTATGTTGAAATCCTTCCAATGGTACCGAGAGAGCTGACATGTGCTGGGGGGATATCAAGCTTTGAAGTGGCAAATTATATTCAAAGACAACTTGCTGACGCTTTAGGATTTGAGTGCACAACGCTTACAAGGAGGGACAAGTACATGATGCTGGCAGGGAATGAAGGGGTTGTCCACGATCACAAGAGGCCGAAACCCTAGTTTAAAAGCTAGCTCTTACTGATCATCTAcagagattttcttttttttttctgttaattttacttcgaatttcttgtttttttattcGTAGTGATTAATATATGGCTGGCCATTTTTTGTTGTGTCTCACTGCAGTGTGAGAGATTAAGATATGTTAGTAATATTGTTGCATAATGATTCATCAGTATATCTATATCTGGAGCCTATTATAAAATGGACTTCAATTGGAAAAATGAATGGAATGCCATTTTATGGTACGTACGTAGTTATGGGATGATTGGCGCGGTACTATAcccataaataatatataggcATAATTCACTTCGACGTTTTGGAGCTCGCACCGACACTTGATCCCTTGGCTGCCGGAGCCGTGGTGGGGGAGGCTGGCCGGTATAATGCATGCATTCGTGAAAACTTATTTTAGAAATCATGACCACAGAATATTTTAGATACATCACCGTTTCCACTTCTATTAATGCAAACTTTGCACAGGAAATTAGGTGAAACCTGCTTTGTGGGACAACTATAAACGCATTTATTGGAACCTTTTAACGTAAAGGCCGCCAGAATAATTATTTCATTAGCTTCATCACGGTTGTTATCTAATATCGAACCAAaccacttacaaaaaaaaagaacctcTGTCGATGATCAGTGGAGTGAATTTTGCTGCTCATCTTGAAGTTTAGTAAAAGATTAACAGTACATATAAAAGTAAAACTATGTCTGCGCATGCATGCGGCATTCATGAAGGTTTTCTGCTGATCCACGgcctttttatttgaaaatatgatattatatatattaaatgtgGATGGCAATTGATGGTGgctatatattcttttaattattactCATGGGACCTTAATTAATGTCTCTAATATTATGTATACATGCATAGAGATGGGTGCATGCAATATTTGATCTAGCGATAGTGTGATCAAGTCTTCTGGATATGCAATAAATGATACGATAAATGCCAAGTCATGAAATTTAATGTACGTAGTCGACGTCTGATCTGTTTTCCTGTTGGATGCCCACAGAAAAACTTTAATGGTTCCGGTAGGTTATATACTTTTCTTAGATTCATTAATGTgataatctaaaaatatattatttttacaagctAATATCATACCAactaaacaaatattaatttataagttggtATGATATTAGCTAAAGATCATGGCCGGCCATGGTAGTTGAGCAGTACTAGTGTTTCTAAGTGATGGCTTaattgttagaaatactagattaGAATACATAACAGAAGCGATATTATCTCATCAGAAATATCTAGGATATAGTGCAGTTGTTACACAGATTTTCTATCGTCCTTGCTCATCCAAATCTTTAAATTGATTTGAAGTGTACTATGTGATAAGACCAGAGCAACACCTGCATATTCCACAACTTAAAAGTCAGGATTAGAGAGAAAGACTAAACAATGAACAAAATACATGAAGATGGAGTTATGATAATTGATTTACAAAAGTGCTGGAAATGCAAGGTAAAAAGGGGCAGAAATCTACCTCAagacactacaacacaattggtctttattgacggttgggaaattgtgatagtccccaaaccgtcactTAAAGGCCTTTTCTGTGacggtttctggaaaccgtcactaaagacagataaggtttttttaacgttcgaacattctggcaacttacgtgcgaacgtaaaatgttttggcgccaacattcaaacattattaattaacgttcgaacgtgaaatgttttgcgccaacgTTTGACCGTTAATTAATAACGTTGAACattgattgtaaatttaaattaaatgactctaatttaaaaattatgtggtttttatagtgcataatttgtgaacaaatctaaaaaatggacttgtatatatttatatatacacaatttgtaatatataaatatatatttatgtttatatatatttgaagtgcagcgatttagtattaaagttggaaaatataacattaaagaagattgagaattgaatggtgaaaaaacatagaaatattaaataatatttttctttataaataataaaagaaaaatacaaaatatgatcgaatttcttaaaagacactcagatgatagcgttgttcgcgaaattcgaactccgtacctcctcagtcaaggtatcaaccttgtcattgaggatacctacacgatgggcgatCTCAGATATTGACGCCTCTATAGCCGCGATCAAttgatcgatcttatgatcgatatgtgtagtcagctgtgagatcaccgcatcaactCAAGCAGGTCGtgcatctcccgcagatgtactcggtggctactgactactactccccacatgacctggcttaggctgcgtcggaggaactagatcctctacaagGGGTGGCTAACGTCCcctagcctgtccaatgctacgtcgatgcgtggtcatgtcgagggggctcatctaaTCTGTCACCCGCTTCtctggctgagttggcactcctcgtgcaagtaatagGCAGCTGATCAGGACAtcgtatgggagattatccatGGAGACGATACTCACctcataacggatcctctcaaagatgtgaagtggcaaatctataggatctccacgtgccactcgtatcaaaaactgtgcccgaagccgactaaatgttgcaacaataaggtgcaacatgcggaagaaaggtagcagatggttctggttgaatgcgttcttcctctcgatctgcatgcggtccctcccggtgaggatgtagaaatcctcgtcttgGTCATCATCTCAAGTctcgaggccagtatcctcgGCCTCTGATCGGTTTGCATCTCTAGCTGATGCTAACTCAAATgggcggccagtagatgatgcagaagtggctGCATCCTCACGACATGTagcgtgtgcagatgtctcaactccttgACGAATCTCGAGGTGCTCGGCCATCACATCTagtgaaatctcaatggaaacaccgcatacagtcacggtgtgagaggatgtgtcctgaggcatgacacacatccccatatagaactcctgaaccattgaaGGGTATAcattccccctcaatgtgcagatatttcctcAGCCTCtattgaggaaaacatctctcaggttcgtctgctcccaaatgagttcgtcgaactcattaattaagacctctcgctctaccataacagtacgagcctcGATACGAGCAATGTCCTGAGTGGCTCCTTTTCTCCCtagtttcctagtatgcagaggatgagtcatatcctgaaaatagagaaagaaaaaaaattatttacattgatgtattttgtttgttaattttaagctgctctgcattaacgttcgaacatagtaaaagatacgttcgaatgttaagataaaacgttcgaacgtattttctTTACGTTCGCAAGCAAACacatacgtgcgaacgtataacatacacgttcgaacataagtaGTAAATTAATATTGGCTGAcatacgttcggacgtttatgttatacgttcgaacgtatttgttttacgtgtgaacgtaaatatgaacgtccgaacgttgaagcataaataaagtagaaaagtTGTACGTTCGgacattataattaaacgtttggaCGTAACTTTTACGAAAATAGTGtccgaatgtaaaacaatacacgttcgaacgtataagctTTAACAGCTATATAATTGTAACatcgtatgttcgaacgtcttggtgaaacattcgaacgtaaacagcaaataaatttaaatggcatacgttcgaacgtgtatctTATATGTTCATGGTATTGTTTTACGTAAGAACGTAAAggatttatgttcgaacgttgaagcttaaataaagttaaaaagttagtACGTCCGGACGTATTCATTAAACGTTTGgacataaaatttatgaaaaataatgtccgaatgtaaaaaatgagcgttcgaacgtataagccttaacggctatgtaattgaaacgttatatgttcgaacgtcttggtgaaacttTCAAACATTATGAGACAGAAtgactgagtcgactcagccattattgaaatctcgaaaattaatctacaatgttctaaatgccgaaatgccactgtagaaatgaagtatacacttcaagaaatatTTGTACGttgactatttggccaatggcaagccgtagtggccggaaaatggagttgaaaatccggccaccacttattcctttttaaacaaaattcaatccaaatctcaaataaaatacatggtatttgattaaaagatgaatgcccacctcttagtgacggttgtggagGAGTTTGACGGCGGCGGCGATAGTAGAGAAGCGGCGTGCAACAGAATGACGATGATAATGGTGAAAATGACGTTTCGCCGTTCTGTTTCCACcttatatacacaaaacgttcgaacgtaattcttagtacgttcgaacgtttttcgatttattttccaa harbors:
- the LOC121249835 gene encoding glycerol-3-phosphate acyltransferase 1; its protein translation is MAFAMVILKFSNWVLYQLLANSCYKAASKMRNYCFLISNPSLKSSQQPSLFPSVAKCSLEGRGSDTLVCDIQGTLLRSQSFFPYFMLVAFEGGSIVRALALLLSCPILFLLDYELKLRVMIFISFCGLRLKDMESISRAVLPKFYLENLNLQAYEVLASAGSRVVFTSVPRVMVEEFLNEYLGVSNVLGSELHAVGHYYTGLLSGSGLLVKHRAFREYFGDKKPDIGLGSLSLHDHLFISLCKEAYVVHKEDSKISCANTFMRREKYPKPVIFHDGRLAFFPTPFATLCMFMWIPLAIILSIFRLLVGIYLPYKLAILLGTWSGVHLEVRGSDPSRSNHKKGVLYVCSHRTLLDPVFLSTSLGRPLTAVTYSLSKMSEFISPMKTVRLTRDRKQDGDTMQRLLSEGDLVVCPEGTTCREPYLLRFSSLFAELADEIVPVAINTHVSMFYGTTASGLKCLDPIFFLMNPRPSYYVEILPMVPRELTCAGGISSFEVANYIQRQLADALGFECTTLTRRDKYMMLAGNEGVVHDHKRPKP